One window from the genome of Buchnera aphidicola (Protaphis terricola) encodes:
- the leuD gene encoding 3-isopropylmalate dehydratase small subunit, translating to MSKFINKYNGLIVPLNIHNIDTDIIIPKQFLQRVKKTGLGKYLFHDWRYLDKNQNKINYSFILNKKIYKNASILLTQDNFGCGSSREHAVWALLDYGFKVIIAPSFSDIFYNNSFNNKLLLIILKKNEINDLFNIVFDYPGIRLNINLIKNELNINNLNFSFKLNDFQRSYLLNDWDNIDLTLKIYNKIKLYEDNKIPSFFLKRKEFTS from the coding sequence ATGTCTAAATTTATTAATAAATATAATGGTTTAATTGTACCATTAAATATACATAATATAGACACTGATATAATTATTCCTAAACAATTTTTACAAAGAGTAAAAAAAACAGGTTTAGGTAAGTATTTATTTCACGATTGGAGATATCTTGATAAGAATCAAAATAAGATTAATTATAGTTTTATTTTAAACAAAAAGATTTATAAAAATGCAAGTATTTTATTAACTCAAGATAATTTTGGTTGTGGATCATCAAGAGAACATGCAGTTTGGGCTTTATTAGATTATGGTTTTAAAGTAATAATTGCACCTAGTTTTTCTGATATTTTTTATAATAATAGTTTTAATAATAAATTATTGTTAATTATTTTAAAAAAAAATGAGATTAATGATTTATTTAATATAGTATTTGATTATCCCGGGATTCGTTTGAATATTAATTTAATAAAAAATGAATTAAATATTAATAATTTAAATTTTTCATTTAAGTTAAATGATTTTCAACGTTCTTATTTATTAAATGATTGGGATAATATAGATTTAACTTTAAAAATTTATAATAAAATTAAATTGTATGAAGATAATAAAATACCCTCATTTTTCTTAAAAAGAAAAGAATTTACTTCTTAG
- the leuC gene encoding 3-isopropylmalate dehydratase large subunit has protein sequence MKKTLYQKIYDSHIVYQEKENVSILYIDLHLLHEVTSPQAFNSLRNKNRSVYQPKKTFATMDHNVSTISKKIEASSSMARKQMEELRKNCNEFNISLYDLDNLNQGIVHVIGPENGMTLPGMTIVCGDSHTSTHGAFGALSFGIGTSEVEHVLATQTLRQQRFKNMKIEIIGEIQNFITSKDIILFIIGKLKVSGCSGYIIEFCGNIIKNMSMESRMTICNMAIEMGAKSALIAPDLNTYTYLKNKLYSPHGVNWENAIKFWTTLKTDDGAFFDKNFVIDITNISPQVTWGTSPDQVLSINEKIPNYESFNDFTEKNLAKSACTYMDLKPGMFLKNIKIDKVFIGSCTNSRIEDLRSAAKILKNKKISDNVQAIVVPGSGQVKRQAEQEGLDKIFINSGFEWRLPGCSMCLGMNDDKLSNGERCASTSNRNFEGRQGRGGRTHLMSPIMAAAAAIYGKLVDVRNISPGD, from the coding sequence ATGAAAAAAACTTTATATCAAAAAATATATGATTCACATATTGTATATCAAGAAAAAGAAAACGTATCTATTTTATATATAGATTTACATTTACTTCATGAAGTTACGTCTCCTCAGGCTTTTAATTCGTTACGTAATAAAAATCGATCTGTTTATCAGCCTAAAAAAACTTTTGCTACTATGGATCATAATGTTTCTACAATCAGTAAAAAAATAGAAGCATCTAGTTCTATGGCAAGAAAACAAATGGAGGAATTAAGAAAAAATTGTAATGAATTTAATATATCATTATATGATTTAGATAATTTAAATCAAGGTATTGTTCATGTTATAGGACCAGAAAACGGCATGACTTTACCGGGTATGACAATAGTTTGTGGTGATTCGCATACATCAACTCATGGTGCATTTGGAGCATTATCTTTTGGAATTGGAACTTCAGAAGTTGAACATGTTCTTGCAACACAAACATTACGACAGCAACGTTTTAAAAATATGAAAATTGAAATAATTGGAGAAATTCAAAATTTTATTACATCAAAAGATATTATTTTATTTATTATAGGAAAGTTAAAAGTTTCTGGTTGTTCAGGTTATATAATTGAATTTTGTGGAAATATTATTAAAAATATGAGTATGGAAAGCAGAATGACTATTTGTAATATGGCAATTGAAATGGGAGCTAAATCTGCTTTAATTGCACCAGATTTAAATACATATACGTATTTAAAAAATAAGTTATATTCACCGCATGGAGTTAATTGGGAAAATGCTATAAAATTTTGGACAACATTAAAAACAGATGATGGTGCTTTTTTTGATAAAAATTTCGTTATTGATATTACTAATATTTCACCTCAAGTAACTTGGGGTACTAGTCCAGATCAAGTTTTATCAATAAATGAAAAAATACCTAATTATGAATCTTTTAATGATTTTACAGAGAAAAATTTAGCCAAATCTGCATGTACGTATATGGATTTAAAACCAGGAATGTTTTTAAAAAATATAAAAATTGATAAAGTTTTTATTGGTTCTTGTACAAACTCTCGTATAGAAGATCTAAGATCAGCTGCAAAAATATTAAAAAATAAAAAAATTTCAGATAACGTTCAAGCTATTGTTGTACCTGGATCAGGTCAAGTAAAAAGACAAGCTGAACAGGAGGGATTAGATAAAATTTTTATTAATTCTGGGTTTGAATGGAGATTACCTGGGTGTTCTATGTGTTTAGGAATGAATGATGATAAGTTAAGTAATGGTGAACGTTGTGCTTCTACAAGTAATCGGAATTTTGAAGGTCGTCAGGGCAGAGGGGGGCGAACACATTTAATGAGCCCTATTATGGCAGCTGCAGCAGCTATATATGGTAAATTAGTTGATGTAAGAAATATTTCACCAGGAGATTAG
- the leuB gene encoding 3-isopropylmalate dehydrogenase → MKNKFRIAVLPGDGIGPEVMREAYKILNILKKHFSLPLEINEFNIGGIAIDKEKTALPKKTITGCENSDAILLGSVGGTKWDLLPSKLRPERAALLPLRKYFNLFINLRPAILYSFLTCLSPLRTEIITNGFNMLCIRELTGGIYFGSPKGRVVDKNHIYAYDTEIYYDFEIFRIANLAFQIARSRKKKICSIDKANVLESSILWREIINKVSKNYPDVELSHLYIDNAAMQIIKNPCQFDILLCSNLFGDIISDECAMITGSIGMLPSASLNEKNFGLYEPAGGSAPDIAGKNIANPIAQILSVSMLVRYSMNLPEISDKIDRAVYRSLEEGYRTIDICNGKKYIKTNEMGDIISDFLING, encoded by the coding sequence ATGAAAAATAAATTTCGTATTGCTGTTTTACCAGGTGATGGAATAGGACCTGAAGTTATGAGGGAAGCTTATAAGATTTTAAATATTTTAAAAAAGCATTTTTCTCTACCATTGGAAATAAATGAGTTTAATATTGGGGGTATAGCTATTGATAAAGAAAAAACTGCTTTACCTAAAAAAACAATTACAGGTTGTGAAAATTCTGATGCAATTTTACTAGGTTCTGTAGGTGGAACTAAATGGGATTTATTACCATCTAAATTAAGACCCGAAAGAGCTGCTTTATTACCTTTAAGAAAATATTTTAATTTATTTATTAATTTAAGACCTGCAATTTTATATTCGTTTTTAACATGTTTATCTCCTCTACGTACTGAAATTATTACTAATGGATTTAATATGTTATGTATTAGAGAATTAACTGGGGGTATCTATTTTGGTTCACCTAAAGGTCGAGTTGTTGATAAAAATCATATATATGCATATGACACAGAAATTTATTATGATTTCGAAATTTTTCGTATTGCTAATTTGGCATTTCAAATTGCACGTTCTAGAAAGAAGAAGATTTGTTCAATTGATAAAGCAAATGTACTTGAAAGTTCAATTTTATGGAGAGAAATAATTAATAAAGTTTCTAAAAATTATCCAGACGTTGAATTATCTCATTTATATATTGATAATGCTGCTATGCAGATTATTAAGAATCCTTGTCAATTTGATATTCTTCTTTGTTCAAATTTATTTGGAGATATTATTTCTGATGAATGCGCAATGATTACTGGATCAATTGGTATGTTGCCATCTGCTAGTTTAAATGAAAAAAATTTCGGTTTATATGAACCTGCTGGAGGTTCTGCTCCTGACATAGCAGGGAAAAATATAGCTAATCCTATAGCTCAAATTCTTTCTGTTTCAATGTTAGTTCGATATAGTATGAATTTACCTGAAATATCGGATAAAATTGATCGTGCTGTTTATCGGTCTTTAGAAGAAGGATATAGAACAATAGATATATGTAATGGTAAAAAATATATAAAAACTAATGAAATGGGTGATATTATTTCTGATTTTTTAATAAATGGATGA